One window of Tepidanaerobacter acetatoxydans Re1 genomic DNA carries:
- a CDS encoding HAD family hydrolase, with the protein MGNIASFFDIDGTLFRNSLMIEHFKKLIKYEVIDPRVWHGSLKDYYSEWEKRYGDFNDYMDELVKIYVKELRGINKSYIEFVASQVINMNWDKVYRYTRSRINWHRQQGHMIFFISGAPDFLVEKMAEKYKVTAYKATQYIIDENNNFTGEVLSMWDSENKQKAINQLVSSYDVNLDASFAYGDTTGDLSMLKMVGNPVAVNPVKKLLTAIKKDDELSKKATIIIERKDVIYRFTPAVEILDL; encoded by the coding sequence ATGGGGAATATAGCTTCATTCTTTGATATTGACGGCACGCTTTTTCGAAATTCTCTTATGATTGAACATTTTAAAAAATTAATAAAGTATGAAGTAATAGACCCTCGCGTTTGGCACGGCAGCCTTAAGGATTATTATTCTGAGTGGGAAAAGCGCTATGGTGATTTCAATGATTATATGGATGAGCTGGTAAAAATTTATGTAAAAGAACTTAGAGGGATAAATAAATCCTACATCGAATTTGTGGCAAGTCAGGTAATAAACATGAACTGGGATAAGGTTTACCGATATACCAGATCAAGGATTAACTGGCATAGGCAGCAGGGCCACATGATATTTTTTATCTCAGGGGCTCCTGACTTTCTAGTGGAAAAAATGGCTGAAAAATATAAAGTTACGGCATATAAGGCAACTCAGTATATTATAGATGAAAATAATAATTTTACAGGCGAGGTTCTCAGCATGTGGGACTCGGAAAATAAGCAAAAGGCGATAAATCAACTTGTAAGCTCGTATGATGTAAATTTAGATGCAAGTTTTGCATATGGAGATACCACAGGGGACCTTTCGATGCTAAAAATGGTGGGCAATCCTGTTGCTGTAAATCCCGTCAAAAAGCTGCTTACGGCTATCAAGAAGGATGATGAGCTTTCAAAAAAGGCCACAATTA
- the serC gene encoding 3-phosphoserine/phosphohydroxythreonine transaminase — MDYNRVYNFSAGPAIMPTPVLEEIANEVLNYRGSGMSVMEMSHRSEVFQTIIDEAEADLRELMNIPDNYKILFIQGGATLQFAMVPMNLMKNGVADYIVTGAWSKKAYLEAKKYGKVNLLATSQDKNYTYIPDCSDLPVDPNADYVYICENETIHGSTFQKLPNTKGKILVADQSSMFLSKPCNVSDYGLIFAGVQKNVGPAGLAIVILREDLIREDLDEKVPTYMRYDIHAKSGSLYNTPNCWSIYVCGKVFKHLKKSGGLSAMQKRNEEKAAILYDFLDSSKMFRGTVEKEYRSLMNVTFVTGDEELDAKVVAAAKAAGFDNLKGHRSVGGLRASIYNAMPKEGVEALVAFLEKFENEHKA, encoded by the coding sequence ATGGATTACAACAGAGTGTATAATTTTTCTGCCGGCCCCGCCATTATGCCCACCCCGGTGCTGGAAGAGATTGCTAATGAAGTGTTAAACTACAGAGGAAGCGGCATGAGTGTCATGGAAATGTCACACCGATCCGAGGTTTTCCAAACCATCATCGACGAGGCTGAAGCGGATTTGCGTGAACTTATGAATATTCCTGATAATTATAAGATATTGTTCATTCAGGGTGGTGCCACGCTACAGTTTGCAATGGTTCCTATGAACCTTATGAAAAACGGTGTTGCAGACTATATTGTAACCGGTGCGTGGTCAAAAAAGGCCTATTTGGAAGCTAAGAAATATGGGAAAGTTAATTTACTTGCAACCAGTCAGGATAAAAACTACACATATATTCCCGATTGCTCGGATCTGCCTGTTGATCCTAATGCCGATTATGTTTACATCTGTGAAAACGAAACAATACATGGCTCAACCTTCCAAAAGCTCCCGAACACCAAGGGTAAGATATTGGTTGCTGACCAGTCGTCAATGTTTCTATCCAAACCTTGCAATGTTTCAGACTACGGTCTAATCTTTGCTGGAGTACAAAAGAATGTTGGTCCGGCTGGCTTAGCAATAGTGATCCTCCGAGAGGACCTTATCCGTGAAGATTTGGACGAAAAAGTGCCTACCTATATGCGCTACGACATACACGCAAAAAGCGGTTCCCTGTACAATACGCCGAACTGTTGGAGCATCTATGTTTGTGGTAAAGTTTTCAAACACCTTAAAAAAAGCGGCGGACTTTCTGCTATGCAGAAAAGGAATGAAGAAAAGGCTGCGATTTTATATGATTTTCTTGACAGCAGCAAAATGTTCCGCGGCACAGTGGAAAAGGAATACCGCTCCTTGATGAATGTCACCTTTGTGACGGGAGATGAAGAACTTGATGCAAAAGTCGTTGCGGCAGCCAAAGCGGCCGGCTTCGATAACCTGAAAGGGCATAGGAGCGTTGGCGGCTTACGTGCATCTATCTATAATGCCATGCCTAAGGAGGGCGTTGAGGCCCTAGTTGCATTCCTTGAAAAATTCGAGAATGAGCATAAGGCATAA
- a CDS encoding MerR family transcriptional regulator, translating to MLIKEVCTITKLTKKAVKYYEEQGLVCPKVSEKGYRDSSKISPMGAGLSNTRKEAADIIKKNS from the coding sequence ATGCTGATTAAAGAAGTATGTACAATAACAAAATTGACTAAAAAAGCAGTGAAATATTACGAAGAACAAGGTTTGGTTTGTCCCAAGGTTTCGGAAAAGGGTTACAGAGATTCCAGTAAAATTTCGCCTATGGGTGCGGGGCTTAGTAATACGCGGAAAGAAGCTGCTGATATTATTAAAAAAAACTCTTGA
- the nifV gene encoding homocitrate synthase: protein MKTENQKIYLVDTTLRDGEQTAGVVFANREKIQIARMLDEIGVDEIEAGTPVMGGDEKEAITAIAKLGLNARIMAWNRAVIKDIQESLRCGVDAVAISIATSDMHIKDKLHSTREEVLEKMVKAVEYAKKEGVYVSANAEDASRSDEEYLIQFIKAAKEAGADRIRYCDTVGIMTPLEIYDRIKRIRQAVDIDIEMHTHDDFGMATANAITGVSAGATHVGVTVNGLGERAGNAALEEVVMALKHLLGFDMKQDTKKFRELCEYVAKASGRDLPSWKAIVGTSIFTHESGIHADGAIKNPRTYEVFDPDDVGLTRRFVIGKHSGTASIKKKLGEYNIFIEDDLANVILESVRKTSVELKRPLTDMELLNLYYEYVNNDIEHAI, encoded by the coding sequence ATGAAAACGGAAAATCAAAAAATATATCTGGTGGATACGACTTTGCGGGATGGCGAGCAGACGGCAGGAGTAGTTTTTGCAAATAGAGAAAAAATCCAGATAGCCCGGATGCTGGATGAGATAGGTGTAGACGAGATAGAAGCAGGGACTCCTGTTATGGGCGGAGATGAAAAAGAGGCGATTACAGCTATTGCAAAGCTTGGACTCAATGCGCGCATTATGGCTTGGAACAGGGCTGTAATAAAAGACATACAAGAATCTTTGCGGTGCGGAGTAGACGCAGTTGCAATTTCTATAGCAACTTCAGATATGCACATAAAAGATAAACTGCACTCTACGAGGGAAGAAGTGCTGGAAAAGATGGTAAAGGCAGTGGAATACGCCAAAAAAGAGGGCGTATATGTTTCGGCAAATGCTGAAGATGCAAGCCGCAGCGATGAGGAATATCTGATTCAATTTATAAAAGCTGCAAAGGAGGCCGGTGCCGACCGCATCAGGTACTGCGATACGGTAGGGATAATGACTCCGCTTGAAATCTATGACAGGATTAAGAGAATCAGGCAGGCAGTAGACATTGACATAGAGATGCATACACACGACGATTTTGGCATGGCGACAGCAAACGCGATTACAGGTGTAAGCGCAGGTGCTACACATGTAGGTGTTACGGTAAACGGCCTTGGCGAGCGGGCAGGAAATGCGGCATTAGAGGAAGTCGTAATGGCATTAAAACATCTGTTGGGTTTTGATATGAAACAGGATACAAAAAAATTCCGCGAGCTTTGTGAATATGTAGCAAAGGCGTCCGGTCGTGATTTGCCTTCATGGAAAGCTATAGTAGGCACAAGCATCTTTACACATGAGTCGGGAATTCATGCAGATGGTGCTATTAAAAATCCAAGAACTTATGAGGTGTTCGATCCTGATGATGTAGGGCTTACACGGCGTTTTGTAATCGGCAAACACTCAGGAACTGCGAGCATTAAGAAGAAACTCGGCGAGTATAATATTTTTATTGAAGATGATTTGGCAAACGTTATCCTTGAAAGTGTCCGCAAAACATCAGTAGAACTCAAACGGCCTTTGACCGATATGGAGCTTCTAAACCTTTATTATGAATATGTCAATAATGATATAGAACATGCGATTTAG
- a CDS encoding aconitate hydratase, whose translation MGLNLTQKIIKEHLISGSMETQKDIEIAIDSTLTQDSTGTMVYLQLEALDIDKIKTKCSVAYVDHNMLQTGFENADDHLYIKTVAGKYGIIFSRPGNGICHQVHLERFARPGWTLLGSDSHTPTAGGIGSLAIGAGGLDVAVAMSNGTYSMVMPKVCNIILEGKLNPPATAKDVILYILGKLTVKGGVGKIFEYSGEGVKTLSIPERATITNMGAELGATTSIFPSDEKTLEFLKLQGREDDFVELKADDDAVYDDTLTVDLSKIVPMAACPHSPDNVKPISELEGTRVTQVAIGSCTNSSYRDLTIAARILKGKKVHPDVSLVISPGSKQVLTKLSMSGALKDLIDCGARILECGCGPCIGMGQAPETNGVSLRTFNRNFEGRCGTKSAKVYLVSPEAAAISAIYGKITNPGMLGEDVFTDVEEFSYINDNMILRPEENPSKEVIKGPNIKPFPLNTPLRDSIKKKVVLKVGDNITTDHIMPSGAKLLPYRSNIPHLSNFCFSGVDPDFAKNCKENDGGFIVAGENYGQGSSREHAALVPLYLGIKVVFAKSFARIHKANLINSGIIPLVFKNPADYDKINAFDEIQIKDIAGQLKSGKTILASDKTSGRNLELILDVTEREKEILLCGGYINYMKSRRENCHA comes from the coding sequence TTGGGACTTAATTTGACGCAAAAGATTATCAAAGAACATCTAATTTCCGGATCAATGGAAACTCAGAAGGATATCGAAATTGCCATAGATTCCACATTGACACAGGATTCTACAGGGACTATGGTCTATCTTCAGCTTGAAGCTCTTGACATTGATAAGATAAAGACAAAATGTTCCGTTGCGTATGTGGATCATAATATGCTGCAAACCGGATTCGAAAATGCCGATGACCATCTATATATAAAAACTGTAGCGGGCAAGTACGGGATAATTTTTTCCCGCCCGGGCAACGGCATTTGCCATCAGGTTCACCTGGAACGTTTTGCAAGACCCGGGTGGACCCTTTTAGGTTCCGACAGTCATACACCAACTGCCGGAGGTATCGGCAGCCTTGCCATAGGTGCAGGGGGGCTGGATGTGGCGGTTGCCATGAGCAACGGAACTTATTCGATGGTCATGCCTAAAGTGTGCAATATTATTTTAGAAGGTAAACTGAATCCGCCTGCCACGGCAAAAGATGTAATTCTTTATATCTTAGGGAAGCTTACCGTAAAGGGCGGTGTAGGCAAGATATTCGAATACTCGGGCGAGGGAGTAAAAACCCTTTCCATTCCTGAGCGAGCCACTATTACAAATATGGGTGCGGAACTGGGAGCTACTACTTCCATCTTTCCATCGGATGAAAAGACCCTTGAATTTTTAAAGCTGCAGGGAAGGGAAGATGATTTTGTAGAACTTAAGGCAGATGATGATGCGGTATATGATGATACTCTTACCGTAGACCTTTCAAAGATTGTCCCCATGGCGGCATGTCCCCATAGCCCTGACAATGTAAAACCTATAAGCGAGCTAGAAGGCACTCGCGTAACCCAGGTAGCTATAGGAAGCTGCACCAATTCTTCTTACAGGGATTTGACCATAGCCGCTCGAATATTGAAAGGCAAAAAGGTTCATCCTGATGTGAGCCTGGTTATTTCTCCCGGTTCAAAGCAGGTGCTTACAAAGCTTTCCATGTCAGGCGCATTAAAAGATCTTATAGACTGTGGAGCCCGAATTTTGGAATGTGGCTGCGGACCGTGCATAGGCATGGGGCAGGCACCGGAAACGAACGGTGTTTCCCTTCGCACATTTAACAGGAACTTTGAGGGAAGATGTGGCACAAAATCTGCCAAGGTTTATCTTGTAAGCCCTGAAGCTGCCGCTATATCTGCCATATATGGCAAGATTACAAACCCTGGTATGCTGGGAGAAGATGTATTTACAGATGTTGAGGAATTTTCCTATATAAATGACAACATGATACTTAGGCCTGAGGAAAATCCATCAAAAGAAGTAATAAAAGGACCCAATATAAAACCGTTTCCTTTAAATACTCCTTTAAGGGACAGTATAAAAAAGAAAGTTGTCTTAAAAGTGGGAGATAACATAACAACCGACCATATAATGCCGTCAGGAGCAAAACTGCTGCCATACAGGTCGAATATACCACATCTTTCAAACTTCTGCTTTTCAGGAGTAGACCCGGATTTTGCCAAAAACTGCAAAGAAAATGATGGCGGTTTTATTGTAGCAGGGGAAAACTACGGCCAGGGTTCAAGCAGGGAACATGCGGCATTAGTGCCATTATATCTTGGAATAAAGGTGGTATTTGCCAAGTCCTTTGCCCGCATACACAAGGCAAACCTTATAAACAGCGGAATCATTCCTTTAGTTTTTAAAAATCCGGCAGATTATGATAAAATCAACGCATTTGATGAAATACAGATTAAGGACATAGCTGGCCAGCTTAAAAGCGGGAAGACAATTCTTGCATCGGATAAAACTTCAGGCAGGAATTTAGAGCTAATTTTGGATGTTACCGAAAGAGAAAAAGAAATACTGCTTTGTGGCGGGTATATAAACTACATGAAAAGCAGGAGGGAAAACTGTCATGCATAA
- a CDS encoding isocitrate/isopropylmalate dehydrogenase family protein, whose amino-acid sequence MHKITLIFGDGIGPEITEAVKTVIAAAGVDILWDVQEVGQKALKAYGNPLPDAAIESIKANKIALKGPVTTQIGNGFKSINVTLRQTFDLYANIRPVKSLPGVKTPFTGIDMVIFRENTEDLYAGIENVINEDRVEAIKAITRKASRRIAERAFEYAHQNNRKKVTAVHKANIMKKADGLFLEEVRKAADKYSDIAYDELIVDNACMKLVQQPQKFDVIVTENLYGDIISDLCAGLVGGLGVVPGMNVGEECMIFEAVHGSAPDIAGKNIANPLALLMSAVEMLKAIGETEAADSIQSAIYKLLKEGKCLTPDLGGSATTSEVAQELCRLVAN is encoded by the coding sequence ATGCATAAAATAACATTGATTTTTGGGGATGGCATCGGACCGGAGATTACCGAGGCGGTAAAGACTGTTATTGCTGCCGCAGGAGTAGATATTTTGTGGGATGTGCAGGAGGTGGGGCAAAAAGCTCTCAAGGCTTATGGAAATCCCCTGCCGGATGCTGCCATTGAAAGCATTAAAGCCAATAAGATCGCATTAAAGGGGCCTGTGACAACACAAATAGGCAATGGCTTTAAGAGCATTAATGTTACCCTTCGCCAGACCTTTGACCTTTATGCTAACATACGGCCGGTAAAATCACTGCCCGGCGTAAAAACACCTTTTACCGGCATAGATATGGTGATATTTAGAGAAAATACCGAGGACCTGTACGCCGGCATAGAAAATGTTATAAATGAGGATAGAGTAGAGGCTATAAAAGCAATAACCCGTAAGGCCAGCCGCAGGATCGCCGAAAGGGCTTTTGAGTATGCACACCAAAATAACCGCAAGAAGGTGACAGCAGTACATAAGGCCAATATTATGAAAAAAGCCGACGGCCTTTTTCTGGAAGAAGTCCGAAAGGCCGCCGATAAATATAGCGATATAGCCTATGATGAATTGATAGTCGACAATGCCTGCATGAAACTTGTGCAGCAGCCGCAAAAGTTTGATGTGATAGTTACCGAAAATTTATACGGTGATATCATCTCTGATTTATGTGCCGGCTTGGTAGGCGGTCTGGGGGTTGTGCCGGGAATGAATGTGGGCGAGGAGTGCATGATTTTTGAAGCAGTCCACGGCAGTGCTCCCGATATTGCAGGTAAAAATATAGCAAATCCTTTGGCCCTTCTTATGTCGGCAGTGGAAATGCTAAAAGCCATTGGCGAAACTGAGGCGGCCGATTCTATACAAAGTGCAATTTATAAATTGTTAAAAGAAGGCAAGTGCTTAACTCCCGACCTGGGTGGCAGTGCTACAACATCTGAGGTGGCGCAAGAACTGTGCAGGCTTGTTGCAAATTAA
- a CDS encoding RNA-binding protein produces the protein MEHLDNINEEITEARIRDIFTIARKNRGKKASNFLDPGQQQMAEMVARSFPGMGFYFNGGYEKAERKILVAYPEDMLDEPFREPLGALRIIPKNSDEHPGHRDYLGAILALGINREKLGDILVGKTSADIVVKQEIMEYIGLNLKKIRNVSVEVEEISLKELLQPERPYKELKSTVASLRLDAIAGIAFGISRSKMAPFIKGENIRLNFKVVKDPAALVKEGDIISANRLGRAKVVEVGGRSKKGRIYVKIHRYISR, from the coding sequence GTGGAACATTTGGATAATATTAATGAGGAAATTACGGAAGCCAGAATTAGGGATATTTTTACCATAGCTCGAAAGAATAGGGGAAAAAAGGCATCTAATTTTTTAGATCCCGGACAGCAGCAGATGGCTGAAATGGTAGCAAGAAGTTTTCCGGGTATGGGATTCTATTTTAACGGTGGTTATGAAAAAGCTGAGCGAAAGATATTGGTAGCATATCCTGAAGACATGCTCGATGAACCATTCAGGGAACCTTTGGGGGCACTTAGGATAATACCTAAGAATTCAGACGAACATCCGGGACATCGAGATTATCTGGGAGCTATCTTGGCACTGGGCATTAATCGGGAAAAGTTGGGAGATATTTTGGTAGGTAAGACAAGTGCTGATATAGTGGTAAAACAAGAAATCATGGAATACATTGGTCTTAATCTTAAAAAGATAAGAAATGTTTCAGTAGAGGTAGAGGAGATTTCTTTAAAAGAACTTTTGCAGCCGGAAAGACCTTATAAGGAACTAAAGAGTACGGTAGCATCACTGCGACTTGATGCGATTGCCGGCATAGCATTTGGGATTTCTCGCTCAAAGATGGCACCTTTTATTAAAGGAGAAAACATCAGGCTGAATTTTAAAGTGGTAAAAGACCCGGCCGCACTTGTTAAGGAGGGAGATATAATTTCTGCAAATCGCCTTGGCAGGGCAAAGGTAGTGGAAGTAGGAGGACGAAGTAAAAAAGGCCGCATTTATGTAAAAATACATAGGTATATATCAAGGTAG
- a CDS encoding lysophospholipid acyltransferase family protein — protein MYYLFKVLCQCLLKLIGYPSVLGREHIPSKSPFILVANHQSILDPLVLMACIPRRITFLAAAYIFKIPLVGQIVRAGGALPVKSQKGDFASMKQALSQLSRGGVIGIFPEGGVSMDGQMRPFLPGWAYLALKAGVPVVPVAISGTRQILPAGKYIPRRGKIKVNIGEPLYVEKKSRIHRKDLDQLNDKMMQIVSRLMENN, from the coding sequence GTGTACTATCTATTTAAGGTGTTATGTCAATGCCTTTTAAAATTAATCGGGTATCCAAGTGTACTTGGTCGTGAGCATATTCCTTCAAAGAGCCCTTTCATACTTGTGGCTAATCATCAGAGCATACTGGACCCACTGGTGCTTATGGCGTGTATTCCTAGGAGAATTACATTTCTTGCGGCAGCATATATTTTTAAAATTCCTCTGGTAGGTCAAATTGTCCGTGCCGGTGGAGCACTGCCTGTAAAGAGCCAGAAGGGAGATTTTGCAAGTATGAAACAGGCATTGTCTCAACTTTCCAGGGGAGGCGTTATCGGAATTTTTCCGGAAGGCGGAGTCAGCATGGACGGGCAAATGAGGCCTTTTCTGCCGGGATGGGCTTATCTTGCCTTGAAGGCTGGTGTGCCGGTGGTACCGGTGGCTATATCCGGTACCCGGCAAATATTACCAGCGGGGAAATATATTCCCAGGCGTGGAAAAATCAAAGTAAATATTGGAGAACCGCTATATGTAGAAAAGAAATCTAGAATTCATAGGAAAGATTTAGATCAGTTGAATGATAAGATGATGCAAATAGTGTCCAGGTTGATGGAAAATAATTGA
- a CDS encoding transcriptional regulator, with protein sequence MGKGYNNALKAYIPLVDFIAGIVGPNCEVVLHDCSNVDESIIAIKNNHISGRKVGGPLTDLGLKLLKEGSYKKKNFLLNYPGKSSDGRKLRSSTYFIKDEKNELIGMLCINIDLTDALAAQKFINVFIKTDGDNNNFRESAGTEPFLGIPENLSCSIDEIVYATIDNTISGLAIPPERLSPDEKTAVVQQLNEKGVFLLKGAVASVAKILKVSENTVYRYLNK encoded by the coding sequence ATGGGAAAAGGATATAATAATGCTTTGAAAGCATATATTCCTCTAGTGGATTTCATTGCCGGTATAGTGGGACCGAACTGCGAAGTGGTTTTGCATGACTGCAGCAATGTGGATGAGTCAATCATAGCCATTAAAAATAATCATATAAGTGGTAGAAAAGTTGGCGGCCCGCTGACAGATTTGGGTCTTAAGCTATTGAAGGAAGGTTCATATAAAAAGAAAAATTTCCTGCTCAACTATCCCGGTAAATCATCCGATGGTAGAAAACTCCGCTCATCTACTTATTTTATTAAGGATGAAAAAAACGAATTAATAGGCATGTTGTGTATAAATATAGACCTAACAGATGCACTTGCAGCCCAAAAGTTCATTAATGTTTTTATAAAAACCGATGGCGATAATAATAATTTTAGAGAATCTGCCGGCACAGAACCTTTTCTTGGCATCCCTGAGAATCTCAGCTGCTCTATTGATGAAATAGTATATGCTACCATTGATAATACCATCAGTGGGCTGGCTATACCTCCGGAAAGGCTTTCACCTGATGAAAAGACTGCTGTTGTTCAGCAATTAAACGAAAAAGGTGTATTTCTTCTTAAAGGTGCTGTTGCATCGGTGGCAAAGATATTAAAAGTTTCCGAAAATACCGTTTATCGGTATTTAAATAAATAA
- a CDS encoding RidA family protein, whose protein sequence is MKKVINTNLAPKAIGPYSQAIMLEDLLFASGQIAIDPKKGEIVEGGIEAQTSQVMENIKNILSAAEMDFSNIIKTTIFLTDLNNFSLVNDIYGGYFTKEPPARSCVEVSRLPKGALIEIEVIAQK, encoded by the coding sequence ATGAAAAAAGTTATTAATACGAACCTTGCACCAAAAGCAATCGGACCTTATTCACAGGCAATAATGTTGGAAGATTTATTATTTGCATCGGGGCAAATTGCCATTGATCCGAAAAAGGGTGAAATAGTAGAAGGCGGAATTGAAGCTCAAACATCTCAGGTAATGGAAAATATTAAGAATATATTAAGTGCAGCAGAAATGGATTTTTCTAACATAATAAAAACTACTATTTTTTTAACTGATTTAAATAACTTTTCCTTGGTAAATGATATATATGGAGGTTATTTTACTAAGGAGCCACCTGCCCGTTCCTGCGTGGAAGTAAGCAGATTGCCGAAGGGTGCTTTGATCGAAATTGAAGTAATAGCACAGAAATAA
- the ilvA gene encoding threonine ammonia-lyase: MEITLKDIQEAKSSLRNAVYKTSLVHNTTFSEMAKSSVYLKMENLQKTGSFKLRGAFNKISRLPEKDRKNGVIASSAGNHAQGVAMAATSYGIKSTIVMPKHAPLSKIAATKSYGAEVILYGDVYDEAYEKAKEIQKQTGAVFVHPFNDPEVIAGQGTIGLEILEDLPDTDIIVVPVGGGGLISGVAIAAKSIKPSIKIIGVQAKNMPSMAESISQGHIATIEGMPTIADGIAVKTPGELTFNIIRHYVDDIITVDEDEIANAILLLMERAKVIAEGSGAVSVAAILNRLEYIENKKVVALISGGNIDVNMLSRIIDKGLAKSGRRILIDTLIPDKPGTLGILLNRVAETGANVLSVTHNRSTRDIPIGYAKVELELETADEEHAEEIKKLLLLNDYNFLLL, from the coding sequence ATGGAGATTACTTTAAAAGATATTCAAGAAGCCAAAAGCTCTTTAAGGAATGCAGTTTACAAGACCAGCTTGGTTCATAATACGACTTTCAGTGAAATGGCTAAAAGTTCCGTATATCTTAAGATGGAAAATCTCCAAAAAACCGGGTCTTTTAAGTTAAGAGGAGCTTTTAATAAAATTAGCCGTTTACCCGAAAAAGACAGGAAAAACGGTGTTATAGCTTCATCAGCGGGAAATCATGCACAGGGCGTGGCAATGGCAGCTACATCTTATGGAATCAAATCTACCATAGTAATGCCGAAACATGCACCGCTTTCAAAAATTGCTGCAACTAAGAGTTATGGAGCCGAAGTTATACTATATGGTGATGTTTATGATGAGGCCTATGAAAAAGCAAAAGAAATTCAAAAACAAACCGGTGCTGTATTTGTACATCCTTTCAACGATCCGGAAGTAATAGCAGGGCAAGGCACTATTGGTCTTGAAATTCTTGAAGATTTGCCCGATACAGATATAATTGTGGTTCCCGTAGGCGGAGGCGGCTTAATATCCGGTGTTGCCATAGCTGCAAAAAGCATAAAACCCAGCATTAAGATTATAGGTGTTCAGGCAAAAAATATGCCATCAATGGCCGAGTCTATTTCACAAGGGCATATAGCTACCATAGAAGGTATGCCTACCATAGCCGATGGTATTGCTGTTAAAACCCCGGGTGAACTTACATTTAATATAATAAGACACTATGTAGATGATATTATCACCGTTGACGAAGACGAAATAGCAAATGCCATACTGCTTTTAATGGAAAGAGCCAAGGTTATTGCAGAAGGATCAGGAGCAGTTTCGGTTGCGGCAATTTTAAATCGACTGGAATATATAGAGAATAAAAAAGTAGTTGCACTTATCAGCGGCGGTAATATCGATGTAAATATGCTGTCAAGGATAATCGACAAAGGTCTTGCAAAAAGCGGCAGGAGAATTTTAATCGATACCCTCATACCGGATAAACCTGGGACACTGGGCATATTACTTAATCGTGTAGCCGAAACCGGTGCTAATGTATTATCAGTTACACACAATCGTTCTACCAGAGACATACCCATCGGATATGCCAAAGTTGAGCTGGAATTAGAAACCGCCGATGAAGAGCATGCAGAAGAGATTAAGAAGCTTTTGCTTTTAAATGACTATAACTTCTTATTATTATAA
- a CDS encoding Cof-type HAD-IIB family hydrolase: MTIKLIALDIDGTVVDGENNISPANEENIKKAINHGIKIALVTGRHRKGVRKVTEVLNLGPETALILNNGALIYWQGQIVWKDFLTEDEADGVIKFSTKIPGVATTIFKQEDVELHCNLPLDREWILDKLGVFEITPKKIAEKPEELTRENVAKIMLVTESGDKALEIYKIWPQKLSHLKRSRSYPYLCEINSSTCDKGRGLKMLCEKLGIAPEEVLAVGDGETDIPMLNYAKNAVFVRHSDDLPKLPPHVKVTPKGYHDKGVAWAIENYLKL; the protein is encoded by the coding sequence ATGACAATAAAATTAATTGCCCTTGATATTGATGGTACAGTGGTTGATGGTGAGAATAACATTTCACCGGCAAACGAGGAAAATATAAAAAAGGCAATCAATCACGGCATAAAAATTGCTTTGGTAACCGGCAGGCATCGCAAGGGCGTAAGAAAAGTAACGGAAGTTTTAAACCTTGGCCCGGAAACTGCATTAATTTTAAACAATGGTGCATTAATATATTGGCAAGGTCAAATTGTATGGAAAGATTTTTTGACTGAGGATGAGGCAGATGGAGTTATTAAATTCAGCACAAAAATACCCGGTGTTGCCACAACAATTTTTAAACAGGAGGATGTAGAACTGCATTGCAACTTGCCATTGGATAGAGAATGGATATTGGACAAGCTCGGGGTTTTTGAAATAACCCCAAAAAAAATTGCGGAAAAACCCGAAGAACTTACCAGGGAAAATGTTGCTAAAATAATGCTGGTCACCGAGAGCGGAGATAAGGCTCTGGAAATTTATAAAATATGGCCACAAAAGCTTTCGCACTTAAAACGCTCTCGTTCATATCCTTATCTTTGTGAAATAAACAGCAGCACATGTGACAAGGGCCGTGGGCTTAAGATGTTATGCGAAAAGCTGGGTATTGCACCAGAAGAAGTCTTAGCTGTAGGTGACGGCGAAACTGATATCCCCATGCTAAACTATGCCAAGAATGCGGTGTTCGTAAGACATTCTGACGACTTACCCAAACTGCCTCCTCATGTAAAAGTGACGCCAAAAGGATATCATGATAAGGGTGTTGCGTGGGCTATAGAAAATTATTTAAAGTTGTAA